A section of the Streptomyces sp. V3I8 genome encodes:
- a CDS encoding iron ABC transporter permease: protein MLTAGLAVLLLLLTLASAGLGAYEIPPGDVLSSLAHRAGLGGGALDRVPESVLWNVRFPRIVLALLVGASLGCAGALMQGVFGNPLAEPGVIGVSSGAAVGAVAAISLGLGFLGTWTVPAFAFVSGLGTALLVYAMSRSGGRTEVVTLILTGIAVNAFAGALIGLFIFLADTAAVNQITFWQLGSLSQATWPKVLAVLPCAVAGLTVAPLYARKLDLLALGERPARHLGVDVERLRIVLVLVVALLTAAAVSVSGVIGFVGLVVPHLLRMAAGPGHRFLLPGSALGGAVVLLAGDLAARTVADPAELPLGVLTALFGSPFFFWLLRRTRRRQGGWA from the coding sequence CTGCTCACCGCCGGACTGGCCGTCCTGCTCCTGCTGCTCACCCTCGCCTCCGCCGGGCTCGGCGCGTACGAGATCCCGCCCGGCGACGTCCTCTCCTCCCTCGCGCACCGCGCCGGTCTGGGCGGCGGCGCGCTGGACCGCGTGCCCGAGTCCGTGCTGTGGAACGTGCGCTTCCCGCGGATCGTGCTCGCGCTGCTCGTCGGTGCCTCGCTGGGCTGCGCGGGCGCGCTGATGCAGGGCGTGTTCGGCAACCCGCTCGCCGAACCGGGCGTCATCGGCGTCTCGTCGGGCGCGGCCGTCGGCGCGGTCGCCGCGATCTCGCTCGGCCTCGGCTTCCTCGGCACCTGGACGGTCCCGGCCTTCGCCTTCGTCTCGGGGCTCGGCACGGCGCTGCTCGTGTACGCGATGTCCCGCTCGGGCGGCCGTACGGAGGTGGTGACGCTGATCCTCACCGGCATCGCGGTGAACGCCTTCGCGGGCGCGCTGATCGGCCTGTTCATCTTCCTGGCCGACACCGCGGCGGTGAACCAGATCACCTTCTGGCAGCTCGGCTCGCTCTCCCAGGCGACCTGGCCGAAAGTGCTGGCCGTCCTGCCGTGCGCGGTGGCCGGCCTCACCGTCGCACCTCTGTACGCGCGCAAGCTGGACCTGCTGGCCCTGGGCGAGCGCCCGGCCCGGCACCTGGGTGTGGACGTCGAACGGCTCCGGATCGTGCTGGTCCTGGTCGTCGCGCTGCTCACCGCGGCGGCCGTGAGCGTCTCCGGCGTCATCGGCTTCGTGGGCCTGGTCGTCCCGCACCTGCTGCGCATGGCGGCGGGCCCGGGCCACCGTTTCCTCCTGCCCGGGAGCGCCCTGGGCGGTGCGGTGGTCCTGCTGGCGGGCGACCTCGCGGCGCGCACCGTCGCCGATCCCGCCGAGCTGCCGCTCGGTGTGCTGACCGCGCTCTTCGGCAGCCCGTTCTTCTTCTGGCTGCTGCGCAGGACCCGTCGCAGACAGGGAGGCTGGGCATGA